GTTCATCATTACAAGTCACCACGTCGAGGCTGAGTTGGAAATGATCTGCTTACATAGGGCCCCTGGTCCAGATGATATTCCTAACTGGGATCTGAAGACATGTGCTCCGAACCTGCTCTATCTTCAATACTAGCATCAAACAAGAAATCTGTTCCTGCAATCTGAAAATGTGCTGACTTAATCCCAATCCCCAAAGTACCAAAGCCTAGATCAAGTGTGTCGGATTTGCAGCCCACTTCCAGTTCTGAGTAAAATCTTAGAACGGTTTGTTTCTCGCTGGCTGCTACATTATATCAGACCCTACATCGACTCTTTCCAATTTGGCAACACTAAACATTGCAGTACCACACACGCCTTGATCCACTTGTTACATAACTGGCTCAATGCACTCGATAATTCACAAGGTGTAACAATCTGATCTTGCATGATTGATTTCTCAAAGGCCTTTTACAAGAGTGATCACAACATCCTTCTTCTGAAGTTAAAGGTCCTTGGCGTTCCGCCGATCCTTCTTAATTGGTGTACGGACTTTCTCACAGAACGTAACCTACGAGTCAAGCTTGGACAAGCGAAATCATCCTGGCATCAATTAAATGCATCAGTACCACAGGGAACTAGACCAGGTCCAATATACTTTTTAATCATGATCAACGACCTCGATTGCAATCTGTAAATATGTAGATGATTGTACAGTCTACGAGATTATCCCACGGTCTTCTACTACGTCATCACTTCAGTTAGCTATAGATCAAGTAACTTAATGGACTGAGTATAGTATAGTAGCATGAGCCTGAAtgaaagaaaaccaaagaaCTTCGCATATCTTTTTTTAAGAAGCCTGTGCAGTTTGACAATTTAACTTCAGCTGGAACCGAAATCAACATTGTTGACAACTTTAAACTCCTTGGTGTAACTATATCCTTGGATTTAACTTGGAACACTCATATAGATGTAATATGCGCCAAAGCCAGTAGACGATTGCCTGCATTGAGAATTCTGAAGCGTTCTGGGGCGCCACCAAAGGATATTATGTCTGTCTACTCCGCATTTATCAGACCAGTTCTCGAATATGCATATCATTTCTCCATACCACAGCACCTCAACGACCAGATTGAACAAGTTCAACGACGGGCGCGCATTGCGAATTGCACTTCCACATCTGTCATACAGCGATGGACTTGAAGCCATGAACATACAAACACTTAACCAACGTAGAGAAGATCACTGCCATAAACTTTATAAGAACATTTTTATTCAGGAAGATAATAAAGATCTTGTACCTGTACCTATGTTACATAAGTACAGTCTACGTACACAACGAAAATTTGACTTAATTAAATGAAGGACTGAGAGATTAAAATCAAGTTTTATACCTAACTCTGTAAGTAAATGGGACAACCCCAACATTTAATCGTATATATAATGTAATTTGGTCacacttttttttattataattgttatagttgtaaataaataatatcttGATACAATCCTAATACTGTAAATATCAAGATTTTCAAGCCTTATTGTTTGCAAGTTGATATGTtaataaactttattattattacttagaAAAACATAGCTCCCTCTCCTCCCTATATAAAAGCACACAACCCACAATCCCTCTATTGGCTCTCACGACGGGTTTTCACCCAGTCCATCCTCCTCGGAAAAAGGTATTTCTACTATTATCTTCCCTGGTTCGTCAatttttagcattttcttttttatctcaTTTTCAAGCAACTCAAATCGACGTTTCCGTCTTTCGGCAGCTCTTCGAGACCGAACTTCAGCTGCCTCGGGGtctttcatttgttgtttagAATACCCAAGACACAAAGTAGGGAACAAATCCACATTAAAGCAATCCCAGCCTTTAGCATGTTTTCCTGATGCAAAATACCTGATCGCTGAAATCCACCTTCTTCTTCGCTCCTCAGTCAACTCTTCCATGTACTCTCCTTGGTTGACAACAACACgtcaaagttttctttttcagtcgTGGGCGGTATCTTTCCCGTTTCATTGCCACATCCGACAATGAGGCAAAGGACCATGAACGCCAGAATGTTGCACAGAATGTCCCAATATGGCGAAGGTCGGTTGTCATGACGATATGCTAATTTTGTCACGTTAGTGAAAACGCTCTATAAATAGGTTTAACGAGAttaaaagtaaacaataaggTACATTTGTTTTGCCTTAGAGTAAAAGGTAGGTTGGCTCAGTTTCGTTGTTGATAGCGGCACTGAAAATTGTTTCACACAAAGATAATTTTACCTTCTCATCACttcagaaatgtaaaaatgtaTAAATAGCATAGAAGTAGACAGAGACATCAGTATAAAAAGAAATGGCGAGCATATTAAACTGGATCAGTGAGGCTAAAGCACAGAAGATATGCATGTTATAGATCTTATCGAACGGATTTTCTTCAAGCTTGAggttttctttgaatttgcCGATGGGCGGTTTGTGCTAGCGCATGTTTCTGCTTCAGGGATGTTCATCGTGGAATTTCTCCTCAAATAACTTTAGCAGTTACCACCAGAAAAGTACTTCTTTATGCGTAAGGCAAAGAAAAGGACCAAAAACGTTGCAAGGAATTACGACTTTGTACTCACTACGTCAAACCAGTGAATGTGGCGTCGTCAACGACAGGACGACGGCGGATTGCAAACAGCTCTTCAGGTTCAGCGCATGACCGGAACGGAAAATCAGCTTCCGGTATGCCGTCGTCGTGCCTCCCGTCGTGGTACTTAAGGTCTCTAATTCCTAATGTAACGTAGTTGTGGCTACGCATTGGAGCTCCGGCATTAAATTGCATTCAAAGGACAAATTTTCATTACAAATGTAACAAGACATCAAACGACCAGcaagaaatgatttttaaaTGGACCCTCGCATTTACATTTTGCAATATATTACCACCTTTAACAGTGCTCGTGACACGTTGGGGTTATTATCCTAGCTGAAGAGGCGTTcgccgggaaaaaaaaaaacgatttgcTTAAACCTACTCAGCGTGCGATTGCATTCGCAGCTCATCATGCTTAAACTTAGTTTTGGAAGGTGTATATTAGCTAAGGCACGATGCACCATATGTATCATGGATTTTATTTCTCGCAATTGTCAATCTTTAATCAATGAGATCAATTTTAATTATCTTGAAGTGATGTTCAGGCCTTCGGAACAGCCTCGGTAAGATGCAAATCACACATTCAACCAAGGTAAAACCAGGTTCAGGCTGACAATTAATGTTGCAGGCGGAGATGACTCAATCTAAATTCATGCAAAAATTTCACACCAAACCACGCCTtcactagtctccttcgcagccgttattagggtcgtcacgtaacgctcctccccaactaacggctgctcactcgagcgctgcattcctttccctttgttacggagaaccaacgacatgcatgtaactgttagcagctgcaccaatcatatttctcgttacatttgccgccaaaggtccaggtttccaagatatggaagcctgatccttattggtcaatttaaggaaaggaatgtagagctcgagtgagcagccgttagttggggaggagcattgcgtgacgaccctaataacggctgcgaaggagactacgcCTTCACGGGTTAGGCCTTTATTCTGATCGGGAGAAAGAGCGAGTCTGCATTTTAAACTCTTTATCCATTATATATAGTAGCTTGAATTCACGTAAAAGCTGAAATAATAATACAGCGAGGCACTTATCACTATACTTTGTAAGGAAACGTTATCAAAAAGGCGACATGAAAGAGGAGGCGTAACTCGATAACGAAAGAGTACAATGTGGAACATGCAAGATTTATATGCCAAGAATCAGTAGAGGTAATCAAGAATACAACGAAATTAACAAAATGCATGCAAATATAAAACAACGAAATCATATTGACTTTAATGATCATTTGCCAGATAACGTTACGTAACTATGATTTCACGTCACACAAAggaaattacttattaatcaTGGCTAATCAGTTACAATGAATTTTGCTTACAACATCTATCTACCATCTTTGTTAATGCAGAAATATTCAAAGGTACATTTTCTGCATTGAATGACTGTTATTCCAAATCCCTACAGCTTTGTTTGATAGTATAAATTACTACATAGTGTTCGGTCGTGATTCGCTCTTGATCTTTTATTGTAAAAAGCGCTATAAAAattgtaaatattattattattattatgcaataaTGTTGTAGCTACGGAATAGGGCTCCTATATTAATTGGTTTCAGAGTGTTTTTTAAGTGCTGtggttattttgaattttcattacAAATAATAGCAAGGTCGATAAGAAATTACGACAGCCATTACAAATTACGGTCAAACCCCTATTAAGAAACCACCCTTGGGAAAGAGCCAACTGATCGCTTCGTAGAAGTTGATTTCTTCAAAGCTAGGCGATTTTCCAAATTGAAGTATTTGATATGTTGATAATGGAAATAGTAAACTTATGTTGTCCCTCTTAACAACGGCGGAAACACAAAACGTGAGAAAAACAGCAGGTAACTGCATGTTCCAGAAACTTCACCCAAAAAGTCCTAATGCTGTTTGCAAAGCAATCGTACTGTTTTAAACCACATTTAGAAGGAACAGTTTTGCCATTCAACATGAAGTGAAAAACTTTGTCATTATCAAATGAAAACCGCTCATGTTATGCTTAAAGGCCTATTAATAAAAACTGGACATGGTTTGTGTATTGTTGTGTCAAAATGACTTAggggccgcttaatagaggttaaatacaataaaactaACCAATCGGGAATTGTAAAAGGTGACCGCGTCTGCTTAGCAAATTAACAGTAACCGATTAATAGGGGTCAAATTCACAGCAAGTAAGGGGACCAATTTCTGGAATTTGAGAAAAGGCCATTAAATAGAGGATGACCATTTGATAAGGGGTTTTACTGTACGGCGGTTTACAACTCAGGACAGAACGGCTTTCCTAACCGTTTCTCAAAACATACCGATCTCAATAGAATGAGATGTGCGCCtgctcccttttttttttaattattgttatttttttaattttttttttaattataattattgttaatactattattatcgTTATGATTTTTTACCGTTTTGCCTTATAGGCTTGAGGCTACTCTATACCAAAGCTGGGGTGAATGTTATTACTTATATTACAAATACTTAGCAAACACATCAGCGCAACTTGTCCCTCCATTATCAGATTCATAGTAATTGTAATAGTCCTCACTGAACCAAAGACGCAGCTCTTGTCCTGAAGACAGTTGAAATGGACTCGGGAAGTCATTGAACACGACCTCAGGGGAATCTGAATGATACCCTGGAAGATTGTATAGATAGAGGCTAGCCTTCACCATCGGCAGTAGAATTGAGTTGGATACGTTTGTTACGAAGACACTTAGGCTTTTAGCTGATCCTGCGCATCCCCATTTCATCCACCCACCTCCACAGTTTACCTGTCCATAGAGATGAGACAGTTTGACAGCCTCAATCGAGCCACCAAATTCAACCTGAAAATGGCCAAACTGGTTATCTTTCGCGCCAAAACACACTGGAGCTGAGTTCAGCTTTCGCCAAGGCTGTTCTGTACAAACATAAAAAAGGTTCAAGAATATTGAATAACTCCAAGAAGCTGGAAAAGACCATTAAGCGGTTTAAATCATTAAAGTATTGTTCGGGGTCTCGCAGCATGACCCCATAGCATGCCTAAAATTTATGAAAATCCACAATTGGGCCTTTAAATTCGGTGATTATTGGTCGGGATCGATTTAGATACCGTAGAGTTGTAGACGAGACACCAAAGAGATTTATCAAGTTAGACCAAAAGGAGCGAGACATATAACTTTGGGCAAGCCATATTCAGCTGCAGCAGAAAGAGGTTTTTCACTCTTGAAATACTCCTTTGCTGAAAGACAGTACCTGGCTCCTGACGACTTCATTTTTGCGTCATTAATTAAACAGCCTTTCACATTGGCTGTGGAAAAGTAGACGCGCACCCCAGCGCTGAACACTGAGAATAGCTGCCTGTTGAAAAAAATCTTCCAATGGACACCAACGAGTGAGTTTTCAATAATGTTTTTGTGCACTTTTTCCCTCGTAGCTTTATTTGAGAGCAGAATTTGAGCAGGACTCTGGTAATAGGGAAGCATCTTGTGCAAAATTTGCGATTGGTACACTTAAGTGGCGTTAGGTAGAGTTTGCCATTTGGCGGGTTAAATATGCTTCAGGGCTAACACCA
The nucleotide sequence above comes from Acropora muricata isolate sample 2 chromosome 12, ASM3666990v1, whole genome shotgun sequence. Encoded proteins:
- the LOC136893009 gene encoding uncharacterized protein, whose product is MAALCIIFSLIWFPTFTSTSKSCNNNPSEYGFALLDHVYKSFLADRLVSCYISCNVQPACQSLNYNLADKTCELNNDTKYFRPRHFVEKATIVYAENPDSEQPWRKLNSAPVCFGAKDNQFGHFQVEFGGSIEAVKLSHLYGQVNCGGGWMKWGCAGSAKSLSVFVTNVSNSILLPMVKASLYLYNLPGYHSDSPEVVFNDFPSPFQLSSGQELRLWFSEDYYNYYESDNGGTSCADVFAKYL